From the genome of Arthrobacter russicus:
AAACCATCCAGCTCAAGCTGGACGGCAAGCTCAGTGACGCCGAGCGCAGCGGGCTCGCCCAGGCCTTGGCCGCGGCCGGCTTCGACAAAGCCACGGTGAACACCCCGGACCAGCAGACCACCGCCCAGATCCAAAGCAAGACCGGCGGCGATGACGTGTTGACCCTGGTCCTGCTGGCCTTCGCCGCAATCGCGATCATCGTCGCAGTACTCGTGGTCTCGAATACCTTCGCCGTGCTGGTCGCGCAACGGACCCGGGAACTGGCCCTGCTCCGCTGCATCGGCGCGAAGAAGAGTCAGATCCGAAACTCGGTGCTGGCCGAAGCGGCAATCGTCGGCGTGGTTTCCTCGGCGGCCGGCGTCGCCGCGGCCTTCGGCGGCATGTACGCCTTGATCAGCTGGCTCAAAACCACCCCCGGAAACCAGTTCGCGACCTTCCAAGGCAACCTCTCTGCGCCGATCGCCGGCATGCTGGTCGGTATTCTGCTGACCGCGGCCGCAGCGCTGGTCCCGGCCCGGGCCGCCACCGCGGTAGCGCCGTTGGCCGCGATGCGCCCGGTCGACGACGCCGCGCTGAGCAATCGCAGCGGCCGGACCCGGTTGGCCATCGGCGGCGTGCTGATCGCGCTCGGCGGCCTGCTGCTGGCCTTCGGCGCAATCAGCTCCAACCTGATGATCGCGCTGCCCGGCGGCGCGATGACCTTCATCGGCCTGCTGCTCTGCGCCTCGCTGTTCGTGCCGCGGCTGGTATCGGCGTTCGGCAAGCTCGCTTCGCCCGCTGGGGTGCCCGGGAAACTCGCCTCGCTCAATGCGGTCCGAAATCCCGGACGGACGACGGCGACCGCTTCGGCGCTGCTGATCGGCGTCACCTTGGTCTCGATGATGCTCACCGGCGCCTCGACCGCGCGCAGCGCCTTCGAGACCACCTTCGACGAGCGTTACCCGGTGGACATTTCGGTCGAGGCCGGAAGCTACGATCCGGCCAAGGTGCAGAGCCTGAAAACGCTGGCCGGAGTCAGCGCCGTGGCACAGCTTCCGCTGGTCGGTGAAGTCGTTGGGAGTTCCGACCCGATGCTCACCGGCGGCTCGGTCTACGGCATTTCCAGCTCCGACGCCGCAACCATGCTCGGCTCGGCGCAGAACCGGGTGCAACCGGGGAAGCTGCTGATGCCCAAATCGGCCAAGGACAGCACGCTCACCGTGAAGTCCGGCGGTACCGATCGATCGTTGCCGGTGGTCAAGGCCACCAGCAACGGCTTCGCACCGATGGTCAACCTGGACACCGTGCCGGCTCCGGCCGGCGCGGAACAGGCAGTCTGGGTCAAGCTGGTCCCCGGCCTCGGCAGTAGCCAGATCCTGGACCTGCGGACCCAGATCGCCAAGACCCTGGCCGTAGACGACTATGCGGTCACCGGCGGTGCGATGGAAAAAGCCAGCTTCAACCAGGTGATCGATTTGATGCTCCTGGTGGTCACCGGGTTGTTGGCGATCGCGGTGCTGATCGCGCTGATCGGTGTCGCGAACACGCTCTCGCTCTCGGTCCTGGAACGCACCCGGGAGAACGCACTGCTGCGCGCGCTGGGCCTGACCAAGCGCGGGTTGCGCGGCATGCTGGCTCTGGAGGCCGTCCTGGTCGCCGGGGTCGCGGCACTGATCGGCGTGGCACTGGGCGGCCTGTACGGTTGGCTCGGGGCGCAGTCGGCACTGGGCGGTTTCACCGCGGTGGTGCCGAATCTGCCCTGGCTGCAACTGCTCCTGGTCGTCGCGGTAGCCGCCGCTGCCGGGCTCGCCGCCTCGGTGGTACCGGCCCGGCGGGCCGCCAAGCTCTCCCCGGTGGAAGGACTCGCCACCGATTGAGTCCGACACGGACCGCCGTCGAGCGTTGAGTCGTGGCTGCCAAAACCCGGTTTTGGCAGCCACGACTCAACGCTCGACTGGGTTAAACCGGCTCTTCGTAGCGCGGGAAGATCGGCGCCGGCGCCGGCAACGGGGTGCCCGGGACCAAGGGCGCCTCGATCGCGGCAAAATCGCGGGCCCCTTCCGCACCGGAGACGCCCAGCACGTCGAGCAGTTTCCCGGCCGACGTCGGCATCACCGGCTGGATCAGCAGGCCGACGATCCGCAGCACCTCGAGCGTCACATAGAGCACCGTGGCCATCCGGTCCGGATCGGTTTTGCGCAGCACCCAAGGCGCCTGCTCCGCGAAGTAGGCATTGGTCTCGCCCAGCACGGTCCAGATCGCCTCCAGTGCACGATGGAATTCCTGCACCTCGTAACTGGCCCGATTGGCCGCGAGCAAGCCTTGGGCTTGGGCCAGGATCGCACGGTCGGCGTCGCTGAACTCGCCGGGCGCCGGCACTTCGCCCCCGCAGTTCTTGGCCACCATGGACAACGAACGCTGTGCCAGGTTGCCGAGGTTGTTCGCCAGGTCCGAATTCATCCGGCCCATGATCGCTTCATGGCTGTAGTTGCCGTCCTGGCCGTAGGAGACTTCGCGCAGGAAGAAGAACCGCACCGCGTCCACACCGTATTCGGCCACCCAGTCCGCCGGGGCCACCACATTGCCCAGGGACTTGGACATCTTCACCCCGTTGTTGAACAGGAAGCCGTGGATCATCACGCGTTTGGGCAGCGGCAATCCCGCACTCATCAGGAATGCCGGCCAGAAGATCGCGTGGAACCGGGAAATGTCCTTGCCGATGATGTGCACATCCGCAGGCCAATACTTCCATTGGGCCGAGTTTTCGTCCGGGAAACCGGCGCCGGTGAGGTAGTTGGTCAACGCATCGACCCAGACGTACATCACGTGCTTGTCGTTGCCGGGTACTGGAACCCCCCAGTCGAACGAGGTCCGGCTGATCGAGAGGTCTTGCAGGCCGGACTTGACGAAGCTGATCACCTCGTTGAACCGATAGCGCGGCGCGGCGAATTCCGGTTGCGCTTCGTAGAGGGCCAGGAGTTTGTCCTGGTACTGGGACAGCCGGAAAAAGTAGGATTCCTCTTCGGTCCAGGTGACTTCGGTGTCGGTTTCTTTGGCGTAGCGCACGCCGTCGCCGCGCAGCTCGGTCTCTTCTTCGGTGTAATAGGCTTCGTCCCGGACCGAGTACCAGCCGGTGTACTTGTCCAGATAGATGTCCCCGTTGGCCTCCATCCGCCGCCAGAGTTCCTGCGAGGCCAGGTAGTGCTCCGGCTCGGTGGTGCGGATGAACCGGTCGTAGCTGCTGTCCACCAGATCGTGCACCGCACGGATCGCGGCGGAATTCCGGTCTACCAGCTGCAACGGGGTCAGTCCCGCTTTTTCCGCCGCCTGCTGCACCTTGATTCCGTGCTCGTCGGTGCCGGACATGTAGAAGACGTCGAAGCCGTCCAAGCGCTTGAACCGGGCCAGGGCATCGGCCGATACGTATTCGTAGGCATGGCCGATGTGCGGGACACCGTTGGGGTAGGTGATCGCGGTCGTCAGGTAGTACGGCGTCTTAGTCACCTAATGAAAGTACCCGTCGTCGGATGCCTTGTCGAAAGATGACTTCACGACCGGTGCCGGCTAGCCCTCCAGATCGACTTCCCGGGCGGTGCTGGCGTCGATCGCCTCCCGGACCGAATCGAGCACGGCTTGCGGAACCGCACTGTCCACGGTGAGCAAGCAGAGCACCTGGTTGCCGTCCTGGGCCCGGGAAACCTGCATTCCGGCGATGTTGATGCCGTTCTCCGCGAGGATCCCGCCTACCGTGCCGACGACTCCCGGGCGGTCTTGGTAAATCAGGACCACGAGGTGCTCGCTGATCGGGATCTCGACGTCGTAGCCGTTCACCCCGACGATCTTTTCGATCTGCTTCGGCCCGGTGAGGGTCCCCGCCACCGAGATCTGCGATCCGTCGGACAACGCACCGCGCAAGGTCAGCACATTCCGGTAGTCCGCGACTTCCTCGGTGGTGATCAGCCGGACATTGATGCCGCGTTGCTCGGCGAGCACCGGGGCGTTGACATACGAGACCTGCTCCGAGACCACATCGGTGAACACACCCTTGAGCGCCGCGAGTTCCAGCGCCTTGACGTCCTTGCCGGCGATTTCACCGGCCACCTCGACGTCGATCTGGGTCACCGAGGCGTGGGTCAGCGCGGTGAACACCCGGCCGAGCTTCTCGATCAGCGGGATGCCGGGGCGGACTTCCCGATCGATCACGCCGCCGGCCACATTGACCGCGTCCGGCACCAATTCGCCGGCAAGCGCCAGCCGCACCGATTTGGCCACCGAGACCCCGGCCTTTTCCTGGGCCTCTTCGGTCGAGGCACCCAGGTGCGGAGTGACCACCACGTTGTCCAGGCCGAAGAACGGCAGATCCGTACTGGGTTCCTTGACGAAGACGTCGATGCCGGCACCGGCGATCGCTCCGGATTGCAAGGCGTCGAATAGCGCAGCTTCATCGATCAAACCGCCACGGGCGACGTTGATAACGTAGGCGCTGTTTTTCATTTTCCGGAACGCCTCAGGGCCGATCATGCCAACGGTCTCCGGGGTTTTCGGCATGTGGATCGTGATGAAGTCCGACTGTTCCAGGAGCTCGTCCAAGCTCACCAACTGGACGCCGAGCTGGGCGGCCCGGGCACTGGTGACATAGGGGTCGTAGGCCAGGATCTGGGTTTCGAAAGCTTGCAACCGCGCCGTGATCAGGGCACCGATCCGGCCCAGGCCGATGATGCCGATCTTCTTTTCGTACAGCTCGGTTCCGGTGTACTTGGAACGCTTCCACTCCCCCGCTTTCAGCGCGGCGCTGGCCGCCGGAATATGCCGGGCCAGGCTCAGGATGTGGCCGACCGTGAGCTCGGCGGCGGAGACGATGTTCGACGTCGGCGCGTTCACCACCATGACTCCGGCTTGGGTCGCCGCCTTGATGTCCACGTTGTCCAGGCCGACGCCGGCCCGGGCGATGACTTTGAGTTTCTTCGCGGCCGCGATCGCCTCGGCGTCGACCTGGGTGGCCGAGCGGACCAGGATCGCGTCGACGTCGGCAATCGCGGCAAGCAGTTGGGATCGGTCCGCACCGTCGGTGTGCCGGATCTCGAAGTCCGGGCCCAAGGCCTCGATGGTGGCGGGGGAAAGTTCTTCGGCGAGCAGAACAACGGGCTTGGTCACAAGAGGTCCTCAGCGGTCAGGCGGATTGGCTATGTCGAGTGTATTGATATGGCAGAGGCCGAGCCCACAGTGTTACGTGCAGACCCGGCCTCATTGCCGTACGTTCCGTGCTTTGCCGCTGGCTAGCGGGCTACCGAACCCTCGGTGTAGTCGTCGTCGTTCTGGATCCAGGAGAACAGCTTGCGCAGTTCCCGGCCGGTGGTCTCGATCGGGTGCTGTTCGCCCTGCAGCCGCAGCGCCTTGAACTCCGGCGCGCCGGCATCCTGGTCGTCGATGAAACGCTTGGCGAAGGTGCCGTCCTGGATGTCCTTCAGGACGGCTTTCATGTTCTCCTTGACGTGCGGGTCGATGACCCGGGGGCCGGAGACGTAATCGCCGTACTCAGCGGTGTCGGAGACGCTCCAGCGCTGCTTCGCGATGCCGCCTTCGACCATCAGGTCCACGATCAGCTTGAGCTCGTGCAGCACCTCGAAGTACGCGACCTCGGGCTTGTAGCCGGCCTCGGTGAGGGTTTCGAAACCGTACTGGATGAGCTGCGAAGCACCGCCGCAGAGCACCGCCTGCTCCCCGAACAAATCGGTTTCGGTCTCTTCGGTGAAAGTGGTCTTGATCACGCCGGCACGGGTACCGCCGATCGCCTTGGCGTAGGAGAGCGCCAACGCCCAGGCATTCCCGGAGGCGTCCTGCTCGACCGCGATCAAGTCCGGCACGCCGCGCCCGGCCTCGAATTCCCGGCGCACGATGTGGCCCGGGCCCTTGGGCGCGACCAGTGCGACGTCGACGTCGGCCGGCGGCTGGATGTAGCCGTAGCGGATGTTGAAGCCGTGGCCGAAGAACAGCGCGTCGCCGGCTTGCAGGTTCGCGGCGATCGAGTCGGCGTAGACGTGGCGCTGGACCTGGTCAGGGGTCAGCACCATGATCACGTCCGCCTCGGCGACCGCGTCCGCGACGTTGAGCACGCGCAGGCCCTCGGCCTCGGCTTTGGCGCGGGATTTCGAACCTTCGGCCAAGCCGACGCGGACGTCGACGCCGGAATCGCGCAAGCTCAGTGCGTGCGCATGGCCCTGGCTTCCGTAGCCGATGACGGCAACGGTGCGACCCTGGATGATGGACAGATCGGCGTCGTCGTCATAAAACAATTCAGTCACGGTGTGGTGCTCCTCAGTGTGTATTCGTGCAGCAACTATTAGTTAGCGGGTAGTCGACAGGATTTCAGGCGCTTCGCAGCGCGCGGTCGCTCATGGAACGGGATCCCCGTCCGATGGCCAGCGTGCCCGACTGGACGATCTCGCGCACGCCGAATGGCTCCAGCACATTCAAAAGCGCGGTCAGCTTTTCCGGGTGGCCGGTGGCTTCGATGATGAGCGAATCCGGGGAAACGTCCACCACTGAAGCTCGGAACAAGTCTGCGGCTTGGGTGACCTGCAGGCGTGTTGCCGCATCTGCGCGCACCTTGACCAGGATGTGGTCGCGTTGCACGGAAGATTCGGTGACCAACTCGACGATCTTGATCACGTTGACCAGTTTATTGAGTTGTTTGGTCACTTGTTCAATCAGGTCGCCTTGGGCATCCACGACGACGGTCATCCGGGAGACTCCGGCGACCTCGGTGGGCCCGACGGCGAGCGAGTTGATGTTGAAGGCCCGACGGGCGAACAGGCTGGCCACCCGGGTCAGAACCCCGGGTTTGTCTTCAACCAGAACGGAAAGCGTGTGCCTGGTCATGCTCAGTCCTCCTCTTCCCACTGCGGGGTCAGGTTGCGGGCCACTTGGATCTGGTCGTTGCTCACGCCGGCCGGGACCATCGGCCACACCATGGAGTTCGGGCTGACCACGAAGTCGATCACCACCGGCCGGTCATTGATCTCCAGTGCCTTCTGGATCGTGGCATCGATGTCTTCGTCCCGTTCGCAGCGCAGACCGACGCAGTCGTAGGCTTCGGCGAGCTTGACGAAGTCAGGCACCCGGATGGTGTCGTGCCCGGTGTTCAGGTCGGTGTTCGAATAGCGGCCCTCATAGAACAGGGTCTGCCATTGCCGGACCATGCCCAACGAGGAGTTGTTGATGATTGCGACCTTGATCGGGATGTTGTTGATCCGGCAGGTGGCAAGTTCCTGATTGGTCATCTGGAAGCAGCCGTCCCCGTCGATTGCCCAGACCACCCGGTCCGGTTCGCCGACCTTGGCGCCCATCGCGGCCGGGACCGAGTAACCCATGGTGCCGGCTCCGCCGGAGTTCAGCCAGGAATGCGGACGCTCGTACTTGATGAACTGCGCGGCCCACATCTGGTGCTGCCCCACGCCTGCGGCGTAGATCGCTTCCGGACCGCTCAACGCGCCGATCCGCTCGATCACCCGTTGCGGCGCGGAAAGCCCGTCCTCCGGTTCGGTCCAGCCCAGCGGGTAGGTGTTGCGCAGATTGTTCAGGAAAGCCCACCATTCGGTGAGGTCCGGGGTGCCGGATTCGGCGAACTCGGCAGTCACCGCCTCGGTGAGATCCGGAATGATCTCCTTGACCGAGCCCACGATCGGCACATCGGTGGCCCGGTTCTTGGAAATCTCCGCCGGGTCGATGTCCGCATGGATCACTTTGGCACCGGGCGCGAAGCTGGAGAGCACACCGGTCACCCGGTCGTCGAACCGCGCGCCGAGCGTGATCAGCAGATCGGATTGCTGCAATGCGGTGACCGCGGAGACCGAGCCGTGCATACCGGGCATGCCGACGTGTTGCTGATGCGAATCCGGGAAGGCACCGCGGGCCATCAGCGTGGTCACCACCGGCGCATTGGTCAGTTCCGCCAAGGCCCGCAATTCGACCGAGGCATGCGCTTTGATCACGCCGCCGCCGACGTAGAGCACCGGCCGCTTCGCCGCCGCGATCAGCCGGGCGGCTTCACGGAGCTGCTTCGAATGCCCGCGGAAAACCGGACGGTACCCGGGCAGATCGATGGTCGGCGGCCAGGAAAAGGTCATTTGCGCCTGTTGCGCGTCCTTGGCCACATCGACCAGGACCGGCCCGGGCCGTCCGGTGGAGGCCAGGTGGAACGCCTCGGCGAGCACCTTCGGGATCTCGTTCGGATCCGTCACCAGGAACGAGTGCTTGGTGATTGGCATCGTAATGCCCACGATGTCCGCCTCTTGGAACGCGTCGGTGCCGATCACCCCGGAGGCGACCTGGCCGGTGATCGCCACCAGAGGCACCGAGTCCATATGCGCGTCCATGATCGCGGTGACCAGGTTCGTCGCCCCGGGGCCGGAGGTGGCGATGCAGACGCCGACCTTGCCGGTGACCATTGCGTAGCCTTCGGCCGCGTGCCCGGCGCCCTGCTCGTGCCGGACCAGGACGTGGTTCATCGCCGAGGCCATCAGCGGGTCGTAGGTCGGCAGAATCGCACCACCGGGCAGGCCGAAGATGTCCTGCACCCCGAGTTCTTCGAGGGATCGCACGATCGCCTGTGAACCGCTCATTGGCTGCGCGGGGATGACCCGGTTGGGTCCCTGGACTTGGGACACCACCGAAATCGACGACGTTTCCGCTTTGGTCAAGGGCGCGCTGCCCGGTTCCGCGGCGCCGTTGCGCTGTCCAGTTCCGCTGGGTTTGGCCGCAGGGTGCGGCTTGTTGGCCATCAGCGCCGGGCTGACGGTCGGACCTTTGCTCATGGGGCTCTTCCTTCGTTTTCACCGCAACGGTGGCCGCTGCGGTGATCCGGTGTCGCACGGTAAATCTAAAAGTTCAATGCATACCCTGTTGTGGAAACGAAAAAACCCCTCCAGCCGGTAGGCTCTGCGAGGGGTTTGCGCGTGCTATGCAGCTCGGACTGTTGCCAGCCGGACGGTTTGCCTTGTGGGCTACTCCGTCACGCGCCTGGTAAGTACGACGAGAATTCCGATCTGCATAGCTGCAAGTTTTCCCGGCTGGCCCCCGGGTGTCAACTGGACCACCCCTTGTCTCACGATATGGACATAGAGTCCAGTTAGTGGACGCTCACTGACTCGTGGAGCGTACGTCAGCTCAACATTGCCCTTTGAAAGTGGAGCCGGAGCGTTCCAGCTCCACTTTGCAGGTTAGATGTTGAGCTGACGTCTTGAGCTCAACCGCAGTAGGCTCCCTCGGAAGCCGAGTGGACCAGCTTCGCATATTTCGCCAGCACGCCCTTGGTGAAACGGGCCGGCAACGGCTGCCAGCCGATTTTACGGGATTCGAGTTCGGCTTCGTCGACCAGCAAGTCGAAGCTCTTGTTCGGGATGTCCACCCGGATCCGGTCGCCGTCGCGCACGAAGGCGATCGGGCCGGCGTCGACGGCTTCCGGCGCCACGTGGCCGATGCACAGGCCGGTGGTGCCGCCGGAGAACCGGCCGTCGGTCAGCAGCAGCACGTCTTTGCCCAGACCGGCGCCCTTGATTGCGCCGGTGATCGCAAGCATTTCGCGCATGCCGGGGCCGCCCTTGGGCCCCTCATAACGGATGACGACGACGTCGCCGGCCTTGATCTCGCCCGCTTTGAGTGCTTCCAAAGCACCCTGCTCGCGCTCGAAGACCCGGGCCGGGCCCTCGAAGACCTCGGCGTCGAAGCCGGCGGTCTTCACCACCGCGCCGCCCGGCGCCAGCGAACCCTTGAGCACGCTCAGGCCGCCGGTCTTGTGGATCGGGTTGTCCAGCGCACGCAGGATCTTGCCGTCCAGATCCGGCGGATTGATCGCTTCGAGGTTTTCGGCCAGCGTTTTGCCGGTCACGGTCAGCGCATCGCCGTGCAGCAGTCCGGCGTCGAGCAGCGCCCGCATGATCACCGGCACCCCGCCGACCCGGTCGACGTCGTTCATCACATAGCGGCCGAACGGCTTCAGATCGCCCAGATGCGGGATCCGGTCGCCGATCCGGTTGAAATCCTCAAGCTGCAGGTCGACTTCGGCTTCGCGGGCGATCGCCAACAAGTGCAGCACCGCATTGGTGGAACCGCCGAAGGCCATGGTCACCGCGATCGCGTTCTCGAACGCCTCTTTGGTCATGATGTCCCGGGAGCGGATGCCACGGCGGAGCAATTCCACCACGGCCTCCCCGGAACGGTGCGCGAACATGTCGCGTCGGCGGTCCGCGCTGGGCGGAGCGGCGGAGCCGGGCAGCGACATGCCGAGCGCTTCGCCGATGCAGGCCATGGTGTTGGCGGTGTACATGCCGCCGCACGCGCCTTCGCCGGGACAGATCGCGCGTTCGATCCGGTCCAGATCGCCGACCGACATCTTGCCGGCGGCACAGGCGCCCACGGCCTCGAAGGCATCGATCAGCGTGACGTCTTTTTCGGTGCCGTCTTCGAGTTTCACCCAGCCGGGCATGATCGAGCCGGCGTAGAGGAACACGCTCGAGACGTTCAGCCGCGCCGCGGCCATCAACATGCCGGGCAGGGATTTGTCGCAACCGGCCAGCAGAACCGAGCCGTCGATCCGCTCGGCCTGCATCACGGTTTCCACCGAATCCGCGATGACTTCGCGGGAGACCAGCGAGAAATGCATGCCTTCATGGCCCATCGAGATGCCGTCGGAAACCGAAATCGTGCCGAAAGTCATCGGGAATCCGCCACCGGCGTGCACACCCTCCTTGACCGCTTTGGCGAGCCGGTCGAGGGAGAGGTTGCAGGGGGTGATCTCGTTCCAGGAACTGGCTACGCCGATTTGCGGCTTGGCGAAGTCTTCGTCGCCGAAGCCGACCGCGCGGAGCATGCCCCGCGCTGGGGCGGCGGCGATGCCGTCGGTGACGATCCGGCTCCGCGGTTTGATGTCTGGCTGATTGCTGGTCTCCACGCTCATAGGCCGAGTCTATGACTGCACGGGGCAGTGCGCGAAAGTGTCCACGAAACGGACCGTTCCATGACGCGCCAGCCGGCTCAGTCGCGGTAGAAGCCGGGCCGGACCAGGTTCTGCGGCCGCTCCCCCAAGGCGAAAGCGTTCAATTGCTGTGCCAGGAATCTGCCGATCCGACGCGGGAAAGCCGTGGAGTCGCCGCCCAGATGCGGAGTGATCAAAGCGTTCGGCGCTTGCCAGAGCGGGTGCCCGGCCGGCAACGGTTCCGGATCGAAGACATCGAGTGCCGCGTGCAGGCGTCCACCGACCACCTCCGCTGTGATCGCGGCTGAATCGACGACGGCGCCACGGCTGACGTTGACCACCAAGGCCCCGTCCGGCAACCGGGCGAGGAACTCGCGGCCGATCAGCGAGTCGGTTTCCGGGGTCAACGGCACGATCACGATCACCACATCGTGTTCCGGGGCGAGTTCCAGGAGTTCCGCGAAGCCGTGCACGGTGCCCGCAGCGTCCTCGCGGCGGGACCGGCCCACCCGGGTGAGCTCCACCTCGAAAGGCTCCAGCCTGCGTTGGATTTCCCGGCCGATGCCTCCGACGCCGATCAGCAGCACCTTGCGGTCGGCCAACGAGCTGCGCCGTTCGTGCCGCCAAATTTCATTCCGTTGATCCCGGGCCGCGATGTCCAAGCCGCGCAGTGAACTCAGCACCAGCCCGACTGCGAGCTCCGCCGTCGAGGCCGCATGGACCCCGGCTGCGGAACAAATGGCGACCTCCGGCCCGGCGAGCTCGGGCACGCCGTCGTAGCCTGTGGTCTGGGTCTGCAGCAGCTTCAGATTCGGCAACTTCGACAGGGGTTCCTTGAGCGGTGCGGGCGAACCCAGGTATGGCAGCACGACGGCGTCCACTTCGTTCAAGGGCAAGCCGGCGGGCTCCGCGACGAAGCGCCAAGCGGCGGCACGGATTCCCTGCGGCAGCGGACCGAGCGAATCCAACAGCTCCTGACTGGGCAAAAGGACGTTCCGGATCACGGTAAGCTTGCTCACCAGCAGCACTTTAGCGGTTCACACCGCC
Proteins encoded in this window:
- a CDS encoding 2-hydroxyacid dehydrogenase, whose protein sequence is MVSKLTVIRNVLLPSQELLDSLGPLPQGIRAAAWRFVAEPAGLPLNEVDAVVLPYLGSPAPLKEPLSKLPNLKLLQTQTTGYDGVPELAGPEVAICSAAGVHAASTAELAVGLVLSSLRGLDIAARDQRNEIWRHERRSSLADRKVLLIGVGGIGREIQRRLEPFEVELTRVGRSRREDAAGTVHGFAELLELAPEHDVVIVIVPLTPETDSLIGREFLARLPDGALVVNVSRGAVVDSAAITAEVVGGRLHAALDVFDPEPLPAGHPLWQAPNALITPHLGGDSTAFPRRIGRFLAQQLNAFALGERPQNLVRPGFYRD